The Pleuronectes platessa chromosome 22, fPlePla1.1, whole genome shotgun sequence region CTGGTTCCCAGTCAGCGtttcctttctcttttgttGTCCCTTGAGAGACGGGCCCCGTGTGGAAGAAGCACCGAGCTGTAGCCGTTGTGTCCTTAAGCTAATTTAACAATACTTTGTTACCTGCTTACTTTAATCAGCCTTGTAGTCTTATTCCGGCCGGGGTCCgagtttaaaaaacacaaaaacaaacagggagTCGTGACTCTGGTTTGAAGAAGAATATTTTTTAGAGCAATTCAGCGTCTCGACTATTTTTAGTAAACtgcatgattttttttacactcTTTACTAAAGGCTGGGacggtggggggagggggggggggaggggggaaatCTAccgacaccagggggcgctctTCTGACACGAATCCCCTTTGCCTtcaatcagaggagaggagaagaattacaaaaaaaagtcgTTTTAAACTTTGGGGGTCAGGGTAATATATATTGACGGAGGTGAAGCTTCTAAACACTGCCATTCCCGGGGAGGTGAcccgtgtgtgtggggggggggggggggggggtcgtagCCCTCCATCGCAGTCTTTGCTTTGTGTTGCCTTCTCACAGTGACAATAGAGCGACGCCATGTTTCACTGCCAGTTTGATCCTTTTACGTGGCTGCTGTTGTTGCACTGGATGTCTATGAACCAGCTTGTTGACTTCTGTGGAAAgcgtttatttatttacttttttttgggggggggggggggggggttgatggctGGTTTTGTTTCAGGACACAATCGAGCGCCTGCTCCTCCGCCGAGGACCAACCATCCCTTCGGCTGCGTTATTTCTTTGTGAAATTAGCACAAATCTAGAAAGATGAAATCTACGTGATAATTCCAGAAATGTCCGACTGCCTGTGGCAAAGAAACATTCGTCTCATCGGCTTCACACTGGGATTTGGTTTAGATTTAGACacgtttaatatttaaaaaccagTAGCCACAGCAGGTTCAAccacaactgattctccagttcaggttCTGCGTCCGGAGTCGAGCTCCACTGAACTTTAATCCAACATGTGAGCTGCTCTATGTAGAGCAGCTCTACCGCAGGTCACTTCTACAGcttcagaaagaaaagctgcaaccagtTTCACCACAGACCAAAACaacagacactgcactggtGTTTAAGAAAGCGCAGAAAGAAATTCCAGATTGGATTAAGTTCCTTGATCACGTCTGCTCCAGAAGTGACTCAGCTCTTTCTTGACTCATCCGCCACCTtttcaccaagtttcaataaaaaccttttcatatgaaaacttttaaccttggcggaggtagataacaaaaagaggaaagaaagaaagaaagaaagaaagaaagaaaaccctGATGACAAATTACATTTCAGCCGACAGCAGTTTTCTCcgtttttactttatcttgttGGCACAGGACttcaccgagagagagagagagagatagagagacagggagagagagagagagagagacggagagagagagagagagagagagagagagagagagtgaagcaACCGTACAAGTTAATGGTCTGTGTAGGCTACTCGTCCATCATGTCCTTTACTACGGGTCCAATTAGCAAAGGAAATCAGTTTTACTCCATGAAGTCTCTTATCTCGGAGGAACCTCTTGCATATACTCGATGCTATAGCTGCAGGAGGACTTTCTAAATGTTTTCAATGTTACTGTGTGGTTGATAGCACTATTACGATAAAAAGCTACGTGTCATTCATTCATAGGCGTCCTGCCGAGGACTGCTTCGTGTATCACTGTGACTGCCGTGTGTGCTTAGAGATGTAGACTTTATCAGTGGGTAGCgataaaaaaacagtttgttctgTAGTGGTGTCGTAGCGTTTAATGCCATTTTCCCTTCTACacgcagagaagagagagagagagagagagagagacaaaaaataAACCAAGGTGGGACGATGTGCGGGGGGGTCGCTTCATGCAGCATTTTGTTGAGCACTGTGCAATATTTGTATGTTCAGCCCATTGTGTTACCGTGGGTGGTGTTGCctgggggggaaaaagaaggATTCTAACCTTTAGAGGGATTGAGGGGGGGCCAGAGAGACGGTTAGGACACAGCACACGTGGGATTCGAACGCGCGGGGTCGGAGCCCTGAGGCCCGGCGACCTCCGAGCGCTCCCTCCCTTTCTCGctggtttgttttttcctcctcttgcaCACAGATCCAGCATCAGAAGCTTTTCAGGGAGTTTAATACCAAACCACACGCATCacgttttaaaatatatataaaccccctccaaaaaaaatgctgtgtatatatttacataaccGTGTGAAAAGATGTAGATTCAATATAAAGTGACATAAATGGGATTATTCAGCCGCGATTATCATATCTGTCTCTGGActacctgtcaatcacaacgtTTCCTTTCTCCATCGTGGATCTTTGTTTCActtctaattaaaaaaacaaaccttttcTATTGGAGATGAAGAATCTGAATGTACAGTACAGAGCGTGTTGGTGTGGATTCCTTTAACCGTGAGATTAGATGTACTTTGCactttgtttatatttgttcaACCTTTAGGAAATTCATTTtataaacccccccccccctcccctctctgtctgATCGACTCTACTTTACCCGGAGGGACGCTTCTGATATCACGCGTCGTTTTCATTCGTAGATTCAATGAATTTCAGCTTCAgatctaaatatttaaaatactaaaaatGGATTCAAGTGCAAACACGGCCCCGAGCAAGTCAACGAGGAACAACTGACCGGACGTGTGCCGGCTGCATGTATCAGGGAATCCAGTAATGGGCAGCATTGCAGAAACCCATTTGATTGGGAGGGCCTGTAGTGGgtaggtggggaggggggggggggggaaaggaccCCTCAAAGCAAAAAGCCATTTCCTGCACTGCAACGGTTTCCTACCAAAGTACGCACGAATaatcaacccccccccaaaCCTGATCAGCTCTCTTCTGTGTGACCGGGACAAACTCCAGATTCTCTCCAGTGACACGAAGGCCACGTTGACCTTTCACGAAACCAACCTGTGTTCAAGTCTTAGAATCTGATGCTGTAGAAAGATCCTAGTTGCCTTTCGTGTACATCAACTGCCCGCTTGAGTATCTCGTGTGTGGAACTCTTTTTCTCTGTGATCTCGTAGAACTGTTCtggggtgcgtgtgtgtgtgtgtgtgtgtgtatgtgtgtgtatgtgtgtgtgtgtgtgtgtgtgtgtgttttcctgccaTATCGCTCGCGGTGGCGCCGGCGAGCCGCCGCCGGTTATCTTCGCTGTGTATACCTTCATTTTTGACGAGGTGTTTTACAGTTTCGTTTCACTTTGTGTAGTGATTCACTCTGTGGAGTTTTTCTGACTGTTGTTATATAACTTCATATACACAAAtgatcaataaaaaaatgttttatttcctgttgaTACAGAAGCTCATCATGTCGTGTTTTCATGTGCACGATGCACCGGGCTTCAttagggttgggggggggctCCCACTGCCTCTAATGGGGtcttataataataacacaacagtGTATTGATCCCAGTGCCGAGCTGCAGTGGGAGGATCGATCTGCAGCAGAGGCGTGAGTCACTAATATCCAGCAGCAATGTGCCTCCATGCTTCACTTCTGTGACAGATTCCAATTTCAGTGATGCTGTTTGTCTCTAAACTTTCAACTGGCTGGTGCATCATGGGTAAGACGGGTCACTACTGCCCCCTAGAGGACGTGACGCTGCACCAcgctgtgtgttttctcttctttataTATTCTTAATTCTTAATAAACAGTTCAGATTTAACATCAGTCTCATCAATGACTCATTAAACATCTCTAGAATAGTATCAGTGAAGAtctgcatttaaacatgaacCATTAATTTCAATGTATACTTGAAGTTAAACACTTAATTTGAGTCTGTGAAGTATTTTCCTGAGAAGCAATAACATCAAATCTTTTTCTGTGGATTAAGAGCAACAGGTGATATGAGTTCTGTTATTTCCTAAAAAGGCATAAAAGCTACAAAGGTTTAAAAAAGTGATaagtgaaataataaatagatgAATATGCTGCAAACAGAGTAAACACCGCGCTTATAGATCAGGTACGTGTTTGACAAacacaaattgaaataaaactgttaataacttcaaaaataaaagatgttctTCCTTTTCTAAAGTGTCTAAATTTAATACTTATTTTCATTTGCTTTTgttgaatatttaatattatttaaagctgcaaaatcaaatttaaagagAAATATAATTAGAACCACACTGTGATATCAAACTGTTGATTCTCAGCAAACATTAAACTCATTAAAACTCTTTGCTGTTACTTttggacttttatttttttgaagtGTATTCTTTTCCTAAATTCTATTTATCGgaagcttttatttttgaggGGCCAGGCAGGAAGTGTCGTCAGATCATTGCTTTTTTGCCGAAGTTGGCTAAAGTAAGCTGTTGTCATACCGGAAGTACTAGAtttgagataaaaaaagataaaaaccgTAATATAATGTATGAAACAGTAACTTATTAAGTGTTaagtatatttaatatatattgaaGATActaaatgttaatttaaagCAAATCTAAACAGTGTTTTTCCGATcgatgcttttattttctgaaaacAGACCGGACGCTGGTGTATGTTGGAAGCTAGCTTAACTTCCGTGTGGCGCAGTCTCGGGTTGATCACGGCGCTCGAACCCTCAACAGTTTTTCCTGCGTCTTCAACCAAACTCGTCTCGTTACTTTTTCAAAAGTGACAGAAGATGCTTTCCTACATCATCGGTGTAAGTATCCGCCCCGCAGCCTATCCGCCATGTTGCGTGTTAGCGTGCTAGCTGCGGCTAACGGGAGCTAACGAGGAGGAAAGTTGTGTCTGGAACTCATCGTGACTCACTCGGTCTGTTTGTGGATCAAGTGACGTGAGACAACGCCCCTCAGAGGCCGCACATGGCTGCTAGCCCCCGTTAGCCCCTGTTAGCTCATATTATTAGCCACTGTTAGCTGCTGTTAGCCCCGCTGCTCTGTGTCTGAGCCCCGCTGCTCTGTGTCTGACCCCCGCTGTTTGACCTCCAGCTGATCCGAGGAGGCCTCGACAGCATCGTGAACCTGATCTTCAGACTCCTGTTCTCCAAGAGGAGACCCGCCATCACCTTAGAGGACCCGAGCATCAAGTACGCGCTGCGGCTGCTGGACAAGCAGGTGAGCGCCTACCACGTCCGgtaaaaacatggaggaggagggggggggggggatcacagAGTGTTGACATGGTGATAAACAACACGTGTGtttgggggtgtgtgtgtgtgttgcacagaTCGTCAGTCACGACACCCGGAAGTTCAAGTTCGCTCTTCCGACAGCTGATCACATCCTCGGGCTCCCTATCGGTCAGTGACGTCATTCAGCACAAACTCAATCATTCATGTGTttgttaactttttttttaaatgtttccattTGTTGCTGTAACAGGACAAATTCTTTATTgttgtaaaaacattttctgtatgTTGATTTGTTGCGATTAATATTCAGACACACAATATCTGATTTAAACGTTTAAATGTGACTAGGTTTGTTACACGTTGTGTTTAATTATGGATCTGATGTTTTTGCAGGTCAGCACATTTATCTGTCAGCGAAGATTGACGGTAAACTGGTCGTGCGTCCGTACACGCCGACGTCCAGCGACGATGACAAAGGCTACGTGGACCTGGTGGTGAAGGTGAAGCTCCAATCAAACTCCTCTTTCAGAGTTAAATCTGCTCTTtgactcttttctttttattaaaactCTTTTCCTCTGATTGTCGACAGGTTTACTTCAAAGACGTTCACCCTAAGTTCCCCGAGGGGGGGAAGATGAGTCAGTACCTTGAGGGCCTCCGGATCAACGACACCATCGACTTCAGGGGCCCCAGCGGCCTGCTCGTCTACCAGGGCAAAGGTCAGCGGGGCAACACGACGCCCAGCTAATAACTGAGCTGGAGTCAGTTTTTATACAAGTTGATCTCTGAATCTTTGACGCTGTGatctcttcctcttcaggaGCGTTTGCCATTCAAGCAGATAAGAAGTCGGCTGCTGTGATCAAGACGGCAAAACACGTGGGGATGATCGCTGGAGGGACGGGTgagttccacaggagaggacgtttgtttgtctgtagaATTACACAAACTCATGAACACAGTTTTTCCATTggcgactgttgggcctcgtGAAGGTCTGAGCTCTCCTGAGAGTttagtttattctgtaaaagCAGTTTGTCCTCACTGGAAAGGTTGAGCTGATGAGTCATCGTCACGCGTCTCATGATCATTTATCAAACAACAGCCGCTCTCATCAAGAGTCTAGATGTGTATATGTCACAGTTTATACAAACCAGTTTAAAACATCTGCAGGGAAACTCCCAGTAGAAACAAAAAGGTTGTTAAGTAATAAAGAAGCAGCTTTTCTCTTTTGAATTTTAGATCTGACACTTATTATAAATTTATTCCTTAGCTGATTAATCTAAacttgatttgttgtttttccaggAATCACTCCGATGCTGCAGCTGATCACAGCCGTGATGAAGGATCCCCAGGACAAGACGGTGTGCTACCTGCTGTTTGCCAACCAGGTGAGTTTCACCAGTCTGAGTCGAGACCTGCTTCACACTCAACTGGTGGTGGaagcttttctctctcctgttgTTATTGTAGTGATAAACATCAGGATCTAAATAATCCCTGAATCCAGAATAAGGTCATAAGTAAAAAGGTGTGATACAGTTTATTTGTTATAAACCCAGAATCTATATTTGATCACATGTGCACTGTCCCTGTTAAATTCAATCTAATGGACGTCACTGTACAGGTCTTACTTTAGTTTATACATAACTTAGAATCTGTGGTTTTGATCATTGACTGCTTATTGATGATTTTGTCTCTTGTCTCAGACGGAGaaagacatcctgctgcgaccggagctggaggagattcAGGTGAACAACCCGGATCGCTTCAAGCTGTGGTTCACTGTGGACAAGGCCCCAGAGAGTGAGTTCACATTAACACTAGTGATGACAACACACTCATGTTATCTGATGGTGTCGCACACAGCACATCCTGTAGATAGTGGCTGTTTGCTAATACATGAAACCTGAATGTTACTGATAACACCACTGGATATCAGTcctgaccactaggtgtcaGTAGTGTGCACTGTGTGATCTAAACTTCATCATTATTCTCCCTGCATCAGACTGGGAGTACAGTGAAGGCTTCATCAACGAGGACATGGTCACGGAGCACCTCCCCCCTCCCGGAGACGACGCCCTCGTGCTCATGtgcggcccccccccccatgatccAGTTCGCCTGCTACCCCAACCTGGACAAAGTCGGCCACGCTGAAGATCGCAGGTTCGTCTTCTAGACGAGGACGGAACCTTCAGAAAGAATTCTCTCTACTCCAAAAAGCATTAAGCACTTATGTAGTCGGGTATTTGCACTATGTAAACAATATTTATGCCGTGACATTCATCATGCAACAGAATCACAGCGAGGACCAAGACCTGCCGGGGGGGGGAAGAGTGTGAGGAGAGGAAAGTTGTGTATATGTGAGTTCAGgattcagatgtgtgtgtgttgtgttgttcatgttGGGACGGGAAACCAAAGTGAGAGAATATCGGCTTGTGGTGAAAGGAGGATGTGATTTAAAAGACCTGTTGCTAAAGGAACCCAGTGTCAGAGGAGGTTTACTGGCTTTAGTGCCTTAACACTTCAAAAGCTTTTTTTATGCACACTGAATATAATCGTGCTTCATTTGTACGGAACCGCTCATCGTCCCCGAGAGTTTGACCTGATGTTCATCTGTGGTTTATTGTGCTCAGACGGATTCGTTCCTGTTACTGATGAGACGTCTTGCTGCTTGTGTTTGAATATGCAACATAAAACCCAGTTACTATTGAGCTATCCACGTTtggactttttattttagtggGACcgcagtgcatgatgggatatGTAGTGATTGATGTTAATAagaggaaagacaaagaaaatagattttttttcttttttattaccaaaaattgaaaaacaacgtagaagaaaaaaacatttggtcAGTTTCATGTTGAAGATCTTTGTCGATTAGAAAATTAAATCCACTCACGTCCGTCTGGTAAACAAGAAGCTAAACGTTTATTTAAGCATTACTACAAATTCTTAGTGATTTTACGTTTTGTAGTGAACAATATTCCAATtgagctttatttttttatacggATGTGAGTGATTTTCATTTTCGAACCTGGTGAGAAAGCAAAAACACAAGTTTATCACTGTTATAAAAGATGTGTTGTGGTGTCTGACCATAAAAAGTTTGAGTTTTCAGATTTGTCTCAACctttatactgtgtgtgtgatgctcaagtttaaacagctgttttaaaacACGTGGAACCCGACACTCTTTAAAAAGAAACGGAGACAAATCAAAAAAGTTGACGTACTGCAGCTGTGGACATAAACACTTGAGGGAGATTTCtttaaaataagacaaacatcTTAAAGTTGATCTCACTGGCTACAAGAGTAATAACAATAAATGCAGGCACGTTAATGCAAACCTTGAATTTGAAGTTCATGCATTATAACTGACAGCTTCAATAAATATCAGAGACTAACTGAGCGTCCCTGTGAAAAGGTCTCACGTGGTTTTCATCTGGGACGTCGTCGGCTCAGAATTGTTCTTTTGAACCAAAGTTCTTCTTCACGCCTCGGAGCTGTCGTGTGTTTCTGCTGCGTCGACCTCCGGATGACAGACAGACGTTTCCTGGAAGAAGCCGTCGCCCGTCAGCATGTTCTGAAACACAAGCCTCAGGTCAGTGCACCGCTCTCCAGCCGGCTCGCTGCAGCAGCTCCGACTCTCACCGTCAGGTTGTTGATTCCCTCGGAGAACGCTCCGATCTGCCGCACTGTCCCCTCAGAGTCCTCCATCTGCCACACAGCACACAGGGACACATGTCAAGAAGACGTCCAGCAGAGGACACAAGCAGGAGTGTTGATCTCTCTACCTGCTCCAGGTGGTCCTCGTAGAGCCGCTCCCCCGTCTGGAAGCTGCTGCTCTTGGGCATCTCCACGTTCATGGGGCAGACGTACTCCTCGCTGTCGTCCTGACGTTTCCTCCTCAGAGTTCCAAACCCGCCGAATGACATCCGGCGAGGCTGAAACAGAAAGTGTCACATGTTCAAGAGGTTTATTCTTTGTCTGGCTGCTCTGGGTTTGAAAGCACTTCATGTAGAGCAGCCGCGGTGGCAGACGGGGACTCGTTACCTTGACCTTGGCGGTGGCGGTGAGGACGGTGTAGTCGGGGTTTTCCAGACATTCCTGTTTGAGCCGCTGAGCCTCGGAGCCGACCAGCAGGTGGAAGTGTGTGGCCAGGTGGCGTCTCAGCAGGGTTTTGTTGGGGGGGATGTTGAGCAGGAGGGCGAGAGCTTCCACGTTGAAGCGCGGCTCCAGCAcctggagaggaaagagatatgagaggaaacatcatcttcatcatcatcttcatcggtCTGAAGGGAGGGAAGTCTTTTAAATCACGTGAGAGAACTTCAGTCTCTAGTTGTGACTCATCTTAGATGTTGTATTGTTTAAGCATCAGGACGATGATGCAGCTGATCTGGGATCATCGTGCCTGATGAAAGTTTGATGTAGTTTTTATAAATATCAGAGAATTAAATAAACGAATAAACTAATACAGAGCAGATCTATTGTCCCTATTTTCTCTTCTTGGTCAATGAAGTTATTTTCGTCGCCTTATTTTGGGTTTTTCAAATTAGTTCCGACGATTATCCATTTATAGAATTGGATTCGtgaattaatataattttatcTCAACGCTGATCTGATCCTGTGACTCTCTCACCATCAGTCCTCCATGAACGCCGCTGCCCCTCAGGTTCGGAGCGTACTCGGCCAAGTCCACCGACCGGAGCCACTCCATCACCCGGTGGTTCGTCCACTGGGAGATCTCAGCCGGGGTCATGTTGTTCTGGAAGAGGGAATCAAAACatagattttaaataaaaccagatgAATATGTTCAAATAGGAAACAGGATGTGGTGTCTGTGGTGAGACCTCGTCGGAGGGCCGGCGCCTGAGGCAGTTTGCCTCGTAGGAGTTGAGGCGGAGGACCTGAATGGCTCGTTTGATGCTGAGGTGATGGAGGACGCTGCCGACCTTCAGAGACAACAAGtcctcctgcaaacacacaccacacagttaccacacacacacgccccctGTGGTCAGGGCTTGAGAAGGCGGCGGTGGCGGCTCACCACGGTCATGTGGTCCAGCATCCGTCCGTCCACACGCGCCTCATCGAAGTGACTCTTGTACTGCGGGAGGCCGATGTCATCCAGCCATcctgaaacagagaaacacagcgTGTGTTGAACATGAATGAAAAGGTCGTGGCTGACGGGCAACAGGGACTGTGGATGATGGGACACTCACTGGTCACCCAGTTGTGGTCCAGTCTGCCCTTCAGGTCGTCCTCATCGGATCCGAGCGCCTGTAGAgccagctgcagcttcttcctGTGGAGAGGCTGCCGGACGCCCAGCTCCtggtcagaggaggaaacaggaaaccagCAGAGCTTCACATCTCCTCTCTTTCATGAAGAAACAGTCAAACACTGAGTTTCTGGAGTTGGAGGCTTCTCTCTACCTTCTCCACGTCGTGCTGAGACGCCTGCAGCAGCGTTTGTCCCGATCGGATCCAGTTCTGACCCTGAGCAGCGTACAACCCGAGGCCTTGCTCGTGCAGCCACTCGTAAACTTCCTCTTTGCTCCAGCGGGCGAACGGAACATCCACAGCACTGAGCAGAGACCAAGAGAGAACAAGGACCAGAGGAAAATGAGGGATTACAAGAAAACATCAAGTCCCTTAAAAGGAGAAAAGTAAACGACCGGCAGATAAATATATTTCTGTCTGTAATTAATCTTGTTCCAGATGGTGACAACAATAACAAGGCAGAATTTCCCAGAATCCCGTTGTTTCTATA contains the following coding sequences:
- the LOC128428585 gene encoding LOW QUALITY PROTEIN: NADH-cytochrome b5 reductase 3-like (The sequence of the model RefSeq protein was modified relative to this genomic sequence to represent the inferred CDS: deleted 1 base in 1 codon); its protein translation is MLSYIIGLIRGGLDSIVNLIFRLLFSKRRPAITLEDPSIKYALRLLDKQIVSHDTRKFKFALPTADHILGLPIGQHIYLSAKIDGKLVVRPYTPTSSDDDKGYVDLVVKVYFKDVHPKFPEGGKMSQYLEGLRINDTIDFRGPSGLLVYQGKGAFAIQADKKSAAVIKTAKHVGMIAGGTGITPMLQLITAVMKDPQDKTVCYLLFANQTEKDILLRPELEEIQVNNPDRFKLWFTVDKAPENWEYSEGFINEDMVTEHLPPPGDDALVLMCGPPPMIQFACYPNLDKVGHAEDRRFVF